One Paenarthrobacter aurescens TC1 DNA window includes the following coding sequences:
- a CDS encoding putative transcriptional regulator, LysR family (identified by match to protein family HMM PF00126; match to protein family HMM PF03466) — MNPNPDDLLILLTVSRSGKFTTAAQALGLNHTTVSRRIAALEKALGGRVLARAAGGWEVTELGAEAVLVAERIEAAVGALGPSDRAPDPITGVVRMTATDGFSAYIAAPAVARLRMEHPGLSVEIVTVTRRALQQRSGLDIEVVVGTPQVHRAEAIRLGEYRLGMYASRAYLKDNGTPSSIEELTQHQLVYFVDSMLQVDDLDAPRRLVPAMRDGLSSTNVFVHVEATRAGAGVGFLPCFMADRHSDLVRLLPADFAELLPYWMVLRPDSMRRPAVAAVVQALREETEQRREELLGAE; from the coding sequence ATGAATCCGAACCCCGACGACCTCCTCATCTTGCTTACCGTCTCACGTTCAGGAAAATTTACGACGGCGGCCCAAGCCTTGGGACTCAACCACACCACCGTTTCGCGCAGGATAGCGGCGCTGGAGAAAGCGCTGGGGGGCCGGGTCCTCGCGCGCGCGGCTGGTGGTTGGGAGGTAACGGAGCTGGGAGCGGAAGCGGTGCTGGTCGCGGAACGGATCGAAGCGGCGGTGGGCGCGCTGGGACCGAGCGACCGCGCACCCGACCCCATTACCGGCGTCGTACGCATGACCGCAACTGATGGCTTCAGCGCCTATATCGCGGCACCTGCCGTGGCCCGTTTGAGAATGGAGCATCCGGGACTCAGCGTCGAGATCGTCACTGTGACACGGCGGGCGTTGCAACAGCGATCGGGCCTGGACATCGAGGTGGTGGTGGGGACGCCGCAGGTGCACCGGGCCGAGGCAATCCGGCTGGGCGAGTACCGGCTGGGGATGTACGCGTCCCGCGCCTATTTGAAAGACAACGGAACGCCGTCCAGCATCGAGGAGCTCACGCAGCACCAACTGGTGTACTTTGTGGACTCCATGCTGCAAGTGGATGACCTGGATGCTCCCCGCAGGCTGGTCCCAGCCATGCGCGACGGCCTGAGTTCAACCAATGTGTTCGTGCATGTTGAGGCTACCCGTGCCGGGGCGGGCGTGGGATTCCTGCCGTGTTTCATGGCCGATCGGCACAGTGATTTGGTGCGGCTCCTGCCAGCGGACTTCGCGGAGCTCCTGCCCTACTGGATGGTCCTCCGCCCCGACTCCATGCGCCGCCCCGCAGTTGCCGCCGTCGTGCAGGCCTTGCGGG
- a CDS encoding putative major facilitator superfamily (MFS) transporter (identified by match to protein family HMM PF00083; match to protein family HMM PF07690), protein MSVEQRSASRAGKGAGEGSGLKKIVAASMVGTVVEWYEFFLYATAATLVFGKYFFPSTGNELDGIIQAFITYAVGFVARPLGGIVFGQIGDKLGRKPTLQLTIVIVGVSTFLMGCLPGFMEIGYWAPAMLVALRFIQGFALGGEWGGAVLLVAEHSPNKSRGFWSSWPQAAVPVGNLLATLVLFVMSTTLSSEAFLGWGWRVAFWLSAVIVFVGYYIRTHVTEAPIFLEAKAQVEESKAISYGVGEVIRKYPKGILQAMGLRFAENIMYYLVVSFAIVYLKSVHKYDTSSLLLALLIAHVIHFLVIPQVGRLVDSWGRKPVYLVGAITGATWPFFAFPMFDTKNAVVIVLAVTIGLCLHAFMYAGQPAIMSELFPTRMRYSGVSLGSQVTSIFAGSLAPLLATQWLKDTGSWVPTAIYLVVACAITVVAVVSLKETKGIALQEVDEADAIRHGLTTSSAAKG, encoded by the coding sequence ATGAGCGTAGAGCAGCGCTCCGCATCAAGAGCAGGGAAAGGCGCCGGCGAAGGTTCCGGACTCAAGAAGATCGTCGCCGCATCGATGGTGGGCACGGTGGTGGAGTGGTACGAGTTCTTCCTGTACGCCACTGCCGCCACGCTGGTTTTCGGCAAGTACTTCTTCCCGAGCACGGGCAACGAACTGGACGGCATCATCCAGGCCTTCATCACGTACGCCGTTGGTTTCGTGGCCCGTCCGCTGGGTGGCATCGTCTTCGGCCAGATCGGCGACAAGCTGGGACGCAAACCTACCCTGCAGCTGACCATCGTGATTGTGGGCGTCTCGACATTCCTGATGGGCTGCCTCCCCGGCTTCATGGAAATCGGCTACTGGGCACCGGCCATGCTGGTTGCTCTTCGCTTCATCCAAGGCTTCGCGCTCGGTGGCGAATGGGGCGGTGCTGTCCTGCTGGTGGCTGAGCACAGCCCCAACAAGTCCCGCGGTTTCTGGTCATCCTGGCCGCAGGCAGCCGTGCCGGTGGGTAACCTCCTGGCCACGCTGGTCCTATTCGTCATGTCCACCACACTGAGCAGCGAAGCCTTCCTCGGCTGGGGCTGGCGCGTAGCGTTCTGGCTTTCTGCAGTGATCGTGTTCGTTGGCTACTACATCCGCACCCACGTCACCGAAGCCCCGATCTTCCTCGAAGCCAAGGCACAGGTGGAGGAGTCCAAGGCCATCAGCTACGGTGTTGGCGAGGTCATCCGCAAGTACCCCAAGGGCATCTTGCAGGCCATGGGCCTCCGCTTCGCCGAGAACATCATGTACTACCTCGTGGTGAGCTTCGCGATTGTCTACCTCAAGAGCGTCCACAAGTACGACACTTCCTCGCTCCTTCTGGCGCTCCTGATCGCCCATGTGATCCACTTCCTGGTCATCCCGCAGGTGGGACGCCTGGTGGATTCGTGGGGACGCAAGCCCGTCTACCTGGTGGGCGCAATCACCGGCGCAACCTGGCCGTTCTTCGCATTCCCCATGTTCGACACCAAGAACGCCGTAGTGATTGTGCTCGCCGTGACCATCGGCCTGTGCCTCCACGCTTTCATGTACGCGGGGCAGCCGGCCATCATGTCCGAGCTCTTCCCCACCCGCATGCGCTACTCCGGTGTCTCGCTCGGCTCGCAGGTCACGTCCATCTTCGCCGGCTCACTCGCCCCACTGCTGGCGACCCAGTGGCTCAAGGACACCGGCTCATGGGTTCCCACAGCGATCTACCTTGTAGTCGCCTGCGCCATCACCGTCGTCGCCGTTGTTTCACTCAAGGAAACCAAGGGCATCGCGCTGCAAGAGGTGGACGAGGCGGACGCAATCCGGCATGGACTGACTACGTCTTCAGCAGCGAAGGGCTAA
- the bdh gene encoding D-beta-hydroxybutyrate dehydrogenase (identified by match to protein family HMM PF00106; match to protein family HMM TIGR01963): MDNSLNGRKALVTGGASGIGAACARALAARGAKVVVADVDASGAAALADELGGTAWTVDLLDVDALAALSLDCDILVNNAGIQKVAPIEEFEPAEFRRILALMLEAPFLLIRAALPHMYANGFGRIINISSVHGLRASAYKSAYVSAKHGLEGLSKVTALEGGERGVTSNCINPGYVRTPLVERQIADQARLHGIPEAEVLAKVMLTESAVKRLVEVEEVASLAAWIASDDAGMVTGASYTMDGGWSAR, from the coding sequence ATGGACAACTCCTTGAACGGACGCAAAGCACTGGTGACCGGCGGCGCCAGCGGAATCGGGGCCGCCTGCGCCCGGGCGCTCGCCGCCCGCGGAGCGAAAGTAGTAGTGGCCGACGTCGATGCCTCCGGAGCTGCGGCGCTCGCCGATGAGCTGGGCGGCACAGCCTGGACGGTGGACCTGTTGGACGTGGACGCGCTGGCCGCCCTGAGCCTCGACTGCGACATCCTGGTCAACAACGCAGGGATCCAGAAAGTTGCGCCGATAGAGGAGTTCGAACCCGCCGAGTTCCGGCGGATCCTGGCCCTGATGCTGGAGGCCCCGTTCCTCCTCATCAGGGCCGCCCTCCCGCACATGTACGCCAACGGGTTCGGCCGGATCATCAACATCTCGTCGGTCCACGGGCTCCGCGCCTCGGCCTACAAGAGCGCGTACGTGTCCGCCAAGCACGGCCTCGAGGGACTCAGCAAGGTCACTGCCTTGGAGGGCGGCGAGCGCGGGGTCACGTCCAACTGCATCAACCCCGGGTACGTTCGGACCCCCTTGGTGGAACGCCAGATTGCCGATCAAGCCCGGCTCCACGGCATCCCCGAGGCCGAGGTTTTGGCCAAGGTGATGCTGACGGAGTCCGCGGTGAAGCGGTTGGTGGAGGTGGAGGAAGTTGCGTCGTTGGCAGCGTGGATAGCCTCCGACGACGCCGGCATGGTTACCGGTGCGAGCTACACCATGGATGGTGGATGGTCGGCTCGGTAG
- the proY gene encoding proline-specific permease (identified by match to protein family HMM PF00324), with amino-acid sequence MESSVLQAAGTALSRGLNVRHIRFMALGSAIGTGLFYGSASAIQKAGPAVLLAYIIGGAAVFMVMRALGEMAVRHPVSGSFGQYASKYLGPFAGFVTGWTYVFEMAIVAIADVTAFSIYMGFWFPQVDRWIWVLAIILFLGAMNLLSVKVFGELEFWFSLIKVVAIIAMIVGGAAIVVFGFQTGDGGGVAPGLGNLVNHGGLFPNGFEGLLAAFAVVMFAFGGIETIGITAGEATNPKKVIPQAVNTVPVRVLLFYVLTLGVLMSIFPWNEIGSSGSPFVQIFDGLGIPAAPHILNAVVITAALSAINSDIFGAGRILFGLAQQGHAPKSFSKISRHGVPWMTVVMMGGILLVGVVLNAVIPEDVFVLIASIATFATVWVWVMILASHVAMKREIKRKGLPASEFGSPLWPVASILTMAFMAMVIVILGVFEDTRVALYVGGTWLVLLFVAYKLWVRGGGLLRAELVDETAQMPIVKAP; translated from the coding sequence GTGGAGAGCTCTGTCCTCCAGGCCGCGGGTACGGCGCTCAGCCGAGGCCTCAACGTCCGTCACATTCGCTTCATGGCGCTCGGATCTGCGATCGGCACCGGCCTTTTCTACGGCTCCGCCTCCGCCATCCAGAAAGCCGGCCCCGCCGTCCTGCTGGCCTACATCATCGGCGGCGCGGCCGTGTTCATGGTGATGCGAGCACTGGGCGAAATGGCTGTCCGACACCCCGTGTCGGGCTCCTTCGGCCAGTACGCGTCCAAGTATCTGGGACCGTTCGCGGGCTTTGTGACCGGTTGGACTTATGTGTTCGAGATGGCGATCGTGGCCATCGCCGATGTCACAGCCTTCAGTATCTATATGGGCTTTTGGTTCCCACAGGTGGACAGATGGATCTGGGTGCTCGCGATCATCCTGTTTCTGGGCGCCATGAACCTGCTCAGCGTGAAGGTGTTCGGCGAGCTCGAGTTCTGGTTCTCGCTGATCAAGGTGGTGGCGATTATCGCCATGATCGTCGGCGGTGCAGCGATCGTCGTGTTCGGCTTCCAAACGGGCGACGGCGGTGGCGTGGCACCGGGACTCGGGAACCTCGTGAATCACGGCGGTTTGTTCCCCAATGGTTTCGAGGGGCTCCTGGCCGCGTTCGCCGTCGTGATGTTTGCCTTTGGCGGGATCGAGACGATCGGTATCACGGCGGGCGAGGCCACGAACCCCAAGAAGGTCATCCCGCAAGCAGTTAATACTGTGCCCGTCCGCGTTTTGTTGTTCTACGTACTGACTTTGGGCGTGCTGATGAGCATCTTCCCGTGGAATGAAATCGGCAGCAGCGGCAGTCCGTTCGTGCAGATCTTCGATGGTTTGGGCATCCCGGCCGCCCCGCATATCCTCAACGCCGTGGTCATTACCGCCGCGCTCTCGGCGATCAACAGCGACATCTTCGGTGCTGGCCGCATCCTGTTCGGACTGGCCCAGCAGGGACACGCGCCCAAGAGCTTCAGCAAGATCTCCCGGCATGGTGTTCCGTGGATGACCGTGGTGATGATGGGCGGGATCCTGCTGGTGGGCGTCGTATTGAACGCTGTCATTCCGGAGGACGTGTTCGTGCTCATTGCCTCGATCGCTACCTTCGCCACCGTGTGGGTTTGGGTGATGATCCTCGCTTCGCACGTCGCCATGAAGCGGGAGATCAAGCGCAAGGGCCTGCCGGCGTCGGAATTCGGTTCGCCTCTGTGGCCTGTTGCGTCCATTCTCACCATGGCGTTCATGGCCATGGTGATCGTGATCCTGGGCGTCTTCGAGGACACGCGTGTTGCCTTGTACGTTGGCGGAACCTGGCTGGTGCTGCTGTTCGTGGCCTACAAGCTGTGGGTCCGCGGTGGCGGATTGCTCAGGGCAGAGCTGGTGGACGAGACCGCGCAAATGCCCATTGTGAAGGCACCCTAG
- a CDS encoding putative short repeats of unknown function family (identified by match to protein family HMM PF03752), translating to MNSAFRTARRRVTAALVAVVAGASLLLATPAQAYEIPAFEVPHAAQAPVPFVERATDTAGVVELWKTGGPATRAAAAAALVGGPEALQTFLDGGQDVTLAADRKQLVTELTTRGSENVRESAVRVLATNDPAVIDSFLSSGWAKSWELDLRIATSWFLNYEGPVRMAASKSLDQGAEAIEGFVLEGWRKTAQGQDREAVTHLTNSPIAGVTLGAQAALDTYDPEVLATFLRYGQFVAADRDSETATVTGLLQQIKSDIAANPNGTVAVADRAKAAVEKAKNTASAAREADTARLMADWKFQTTQAVPRAIIDGASMTAKKPFQEAFGKAAKELPGLLTTLTAPGADLDALINDARQATLDLALVGTPEVRKAAEAALLGGDAAIKTFVVNGHDAALLLDEAALVADRQRAFQYQATGGKYVQKAATEAVKSASHADVRYFLEYGFAGPQDLDNRILAYQKLDAADLELRVAADVALDGSRADAHAFATVGQFAALDRDMATRAHVASIDAMIAELAGLADTAAVDAGKASDAAKAAEAARQAEAARQAEAAAEAARQAEAARQTAAANAGVQAGQAAAGQVDVSQHSGTGVAPIVVPWPRDYAPAVELAETGTPAEAVETPAATASAAPSISVPPAASAAKDGASVDSQSQEAASPLAASSNGMSGWTIGLIVALVLAAAGAITFLLRRKGVAPTKG from the coding sequence TTGAACTCTGCATTCCGCACTGCCCGGCGCCGTGTTACTGCTGCCCTTGTTGCCGTTGTAGCTGGGGCTTCTTTGCTCCTCGCTACTCCCGCTCAGGCCTACGAAATTCCAGCTTTTGAAGTTCCGCACGCCGCTCAGGCTCCTGTCCCGTTCGTGGAGCGGGCGACTGATACTGCCGGCGTCGTTGAGCTGTGGAAGACAGGTGGCCCCGCAACCCGTGCCGCCGCTGCTGCGGCTCTTGTGGGCGGGCCGGAGGCGCTGCAGACATTTCTCGACGGCGGACAGGACGTTACGCTGGCCGCGGACCGCAAGCAGCTGGTCACCGAGCTGACGACGCGGGGAAGCGAGAACGTCAGGGAGAGCGCGGTCCGGGTACTGGCCACGAATGACCCCGCTGTGATTGATAGCTTCCTGTCGAGCGGTTGGGCCAAGTCCTGGGAACTTGATTTGCGGATCGCTACGAGCTGGTTCCTCAACTACGAAGGTCCCGTCCGCATGGCTGCTTCCAAGAGCTTGGATCAAGGCGCTGAGGCTATCGAGGGATTCGTTCTCGAGGGCTGGCGTAAGACTGCTCAGGGCCAGGACCGGGAGGCTGTCACACACCTGACAAATTCGCCCATCGCCGGTGTCACTCTCGGAGCCCAAGCGGCTCTGGACACCTATGATCCGGAGGTCCTCGCTACTTTCCTTCGTTACGGCCAGTTTGTTGCTGCCGATCGCGATTCAGAGACGGCAACAGTGACCGGGCTGCTCCAACAAATCAAGTCAGACATCGCAGCCAATCCCAACGGCACCGTAGCGGTCGCTGATCGCGCGAAGGCCGCCGTGGAGAAGGCCAAAAACACAGCATCAGCTGCGAGGGAAGCAGACACGGCCCGATTGATGGCCGACTGGAAATTCCAGACCACACAGGCCGTTCCGCGTGCCATCATCGACGGTGCAAGCATGACCGCTAAGAAGCCGTTTCAAGAAGCTTTTGGAAAAGCAGCCAAAGAGCTTCCCGGGCTTCTCACAACCCTGACGGCGCCCGGTGCCGACCTCGACGCGCTGATCAATGATGCCCGCCAGGCCACCTTGGATCTCGCATTGGTGGGTACGCCTGAGGTTCGGAAAGCCGCGGAGGCTGCGTTGTTAGGTGGCGACGCCGCTATCAAGACTTTCGTTGTCAATGGCCACGACGCTGCACTCTTGCTGGACGAGGCCGCACTGGTTGCCGACCGCCAGCGTGCTTTCCAATACCAAGCCACGGGTGGCAAGTACGTACAGAAGGCTGCCACCGAGGCCGTGAAGTCTGCCAGCCACGCAGACGTCCGTTACTTCCTGGAGTACGGATTTGCTGGTCCGCAGGACCTCGACAACCGCATCCTCGCTTACCAGAAACTGGACGCCGCAGATCTGGAACTGCGGGTAGCCGCCGATGTTGCCTTGGACGGCAGCCGGGCAGATGCGCACGCATTCGCTACGGTTGGTCAGTTTGCAGCCCTTGATCGGGACATGGCCACAAGGGCCCACGTTGCCTCGATCGACGCCATGATCGCCGAGCTTGCCGGCCTGGCAGATACAGCAGCTGTCGATGCCGGCAAGGCCTCCGACGCTGCCAAAGCCGCCGAAGCCGCCCGCCAGGCTGAAGCCGCACGTCAGGCCGAAGCTGCCGCAGAAGCCGCCCGCCAGGCTGAAGCTGCACGCCAAACTGCCGCGGCCAATGCTGGTGTACAGGCCGGGCAGGCTGCAGCCGGCCAGGTTGACGTCTCCCAGCACTCGGGAACCGGAGTAGCCCCGATCGTGGTTCCTTGGCCGCGTGACTACGCTCCCGCCGTCGAGCTTGCCGAAACCGGTACGCCGGCCGAAGCCGTAGAAACCCCCGCAGCCACAGCGTCGGCCGCGCCCAGTATTTCAGTGCCGCCGGCCGCGTCAGCTGCCAAGGATGGCGCCTCGGTTGATTCACAGTCGCAAGAGGCCGCCAGTCCGCTGGCTGCCTCATCCAACGGGATGAGCGGCTGGACCATCGGGCTGATCGTGGCTCTGGTCCTGGCCGCGGCGGGAGCCATTACGTTCCTGCTCAGGCGTAAGGGTGTAGCCCCGACCAAGGGCTAG
- a CDS encoding putative transcriptional regulator, IclR family (identified by match to protein family HMM PF01022; match to protein family HMM PF01614), translating into MTTTPTAPGKATSKVPAAENTLRILKLLASRRGPMAASNIATALGLPRSSVYHLLGVMEANGFVLHLHEEQRYGLGISAFELSSAYSRQEPLSRLGRPMLASLVDVIGESAHLAVLHGRDVLYIVEERAKNRPSLVTDVGVRLPSHLTASGRAILAALPKSQVRALYPNAAAFTSRHEVEFPIMKYSALSSHLDQVRQRGYATENGEITPGFGSIAAAVTDHVGWPTAAVAVTFLEDKVPAEQWPVLAARIRKAADELSVRIHGRPGQ; encoded by the coding sequence ATGACAACGACGCCCACCGCACCAGGCAAAGCCACGTCCAAAGTCCCGGCCGCCGAAAATACGCTGCGCATCTTGAAACTGTTGGCTTCGCGCCGCGGTCCCATGGCGGCGTCGAACATTGCAACGGCGCTCGGCCTGCCGCGATCCAGCGTGTACCACTTGCTCGGCGTGATGGAGGCGAATGGCTTCGTCCTGCACCTGCACGAGGAGCAGCGCTACGGACTGGGCATCAGCGCGTTCGAGCTCAGCTCGGCCTACTCGCGGCAGGAACCCTTGTCCCGGCTGGGGCGTCCCATGCTCGCTTCCCTGGTGGACGTGATTGGTGAGAGCGCGCACTTGGCGGTGCTTCACGGCCGTGACGTGCTCTACATTGTGGAGGAACGAGCAAAGAACCGCCCGAGTCTGGTGACCGACGTCGGGGTCCGCCTTCCCAGCCACCTCACGGCGTCGGGCCGCGCGATCCTGGCAGCCCTGCCCAAATCGCAGGTTCGCGCGTTGTATCCAAACGCCGCCGCCTTCACGTCCCGGCACGAGGTGGAGTTCCCCATCATGAAGTACTCCGCGTTATCGTCCCATCTGGACCAGGTGCGGCAACGTGGCTACGCCACCGAGAACGGCGAAATCACGCCGGGATTCGGATCCATCGCCGCCGCTGTGACAGACCACGTGGGATGGCCGACGGCGGCAGTCGCCGTCACGTTCTTGGAGGACAAAGTGCCGGCTGAGCAATGGCCGGTGCTGGCAGCCCGCATCCGGAAAGCCGCTGACGAATTATCGGTGCGAATCCACGGGCGGCCCGGGCAGTAG
- a CDS encoding hypothetical protein (identified by Glimmer2; putative), whose protein sequence is MATFRISTLVAASPEHVFATWTDLDRYPEWIGGVTRVSDLVGSIDVPGSRYTLWFGRMASPTEILEVERPRHIRTRFGNAILKGESDVRFTAEGEGTRIHQEFVTRGFIAGIFGRLFALGSYRGSFRGELETFRKLVERDAPRRG, encoded by the coding sequence ATGGCAACGTTCCGCATTTCCACCCTTGTCGCAGCATCACCCGAGCACGTTTTCGCGACCTGGACGGACCTTGACCGGTACCCCGAGTGGATCGGCGGAGTCACCCGCGTGAGCGACCTCGTTGGTTCGATCGATGTTCCCGGCAGCCGCTACACCCTGTGGTTTGGACGCATGGCAAGCCCCACCGAGATCCTTGAAGTTGAGAGACCCCGGCACATCCGCACACGGTTCGGCAATGCGATTCTGAAGGGCGAGTCCGACGTGAGGTTTACTGCCGAGGGCGAGGGCACGCGCATCCACCAGGAGTTCGTCACCCGGGGATTCATCGCCGGGATTTTTGGCAGGCTTTTCGCCCTGGGATCCTACCGGGGCAGCTTCCGAGGTGAGCTGGAAACCTTCCGTAAACTCGTCGAGCGCGACGCGCCGAGACGGGGCTGA
- the hutU gene encoding urocanate hydratase (identified by match to protein family HMM PF01175; match to protein family HMM TIGR01228), translated as MAPADFTSGARPVKAARGTELTAKSWQTEAPLRMLMNNLDPEVAERPDDLVVYGGTGRAARSWAAFDAITRTLETMEKDETLLVQSGKPVGVFRTNEWAPRVLLANSNLVGDWATWPEFRRLEAEGLMMYGQMTAGSWIYIGTQGILQGTYETFAAVGNKLAAEGRHPAPAPAGSTEGPLAGTLTLTGGCGGMGGAQPLAVTLNDGACLIVDVDESRLRRRVGKRYLDEVETDLDAAIAKVQAAKDERRGWSVGYVGNAAEVFPELLARHQAGEVTFDVVTDQTSAHDPLSYLPEGITVAEWHSEAEADPEGFTKKAQASMARQVQAMVEFQDAGAEVFDYGNSIRDEARKGGYDRAFEFPGFVPAYIRPLFCEGLGPFRWVALSGDPEDIAVTDKAIKELFPENTHLHKWLDAAAERVEFEGLPARICWLGYGERHKAGLLFNQLVAEGKVKAPIVIGRDHLDSGSVASPYRETESMKDGSDAVADWPLLNALTAASSGATWVSIHHGGGVGIGRSIHTGQVSVADGTELAAQKLERLLTNDPGMGVIRHADAGYDRALEVANERGVRIPMNEK; from the coding sequence ATGGCACCCGCCGATTTCACTTCTGGTGCCCGTCCGGTTAAGGCCGCGCGGGGCACTGAGCTTACTGCCAAGTCGTGGCAGACCGAGGCGCCGTTGCGCATGTTGATGAACAACTTGGATCCGGAGGTTGCCGAGCGCCCGGACGACCTGGTCGTTTACGGCGGTACGGGTCGCGCTGCGCGTTCCTGGGCTGCGTTTGATGCGATTACCCGGACGTTGGAGACCATGGAGAAGGACGAAACCCTCCTGGTGCAGTCGGGTAAGCCGGTGGGTGTGTTCCGCACGAATGAGTGGGCTCCGCGGGTGTTGTTGGCGAACTCGAACCTGGTGGGGGATTGGGCGACGTGGCCTGAGTTCCGCCGGCTCGAGGCCGAGGGTTTGATGATGTATGGGCAGATGACGGCGGGGTCCTGGATCTATATCGGTACCCAGGGCATTCTGCAGGGCACGTATGAGACCTTTGCTGCGGTGGGGAACAAGCTGGCCGCGGAGGGACGCCACCCGGCACCCGCGCCGGCTGGTTCCACGGAGGGCCCGTTGGCCGGGACCTTGACGTTGACCGGTGGGTGTGGTGGCATGGGCGGCGCGCAGCCGTTGGCCGTGACGTTGAACGACGGTGCGTGCTTGATTGTTGATGTTGATGAGTCCCGTTTGCGTCGGCGTGTGGGGAAGCGGTACTTGGACGAGGTCGAAACCGATCTGGATGCCGCGATCGCGAAGGTTCAGGCCGCGAAGGATGAGCGTCGTGGCTGGTCTGTCGGGTACGTGGGTAACGCCGCTGAGGTGTTCCCCGAGTTGCTGGCCCGGCACCAGGCCGGGGAGGTTACGTTTGATGTGGTCACGGACCAGACCTCCGCGCACGATCCGTTGTCGTATTTGCCGGAGGGCATCACGGTGGCTGAGTGGCATTCCGAGGCCGAAGCGGATCCGGAAGGGTTCACGAAGAAGGCCCAGGCGTCCATGGCCCGGCAGGTCCAGGCGATGGTGGAGTTCCAGGACGCCGGGGCCGAGGTTTTTGATTACGGTAACTCGATCCGGGATGAGGCCCGCAAGGGCGGGTATGACCGGGCGTTTGAGTTCCCCGGTTTTGTGCCGGCCTATATTCGTCCGTTGTTCTGCGAGGGCTTGGGTCCGTTCCGTTGGGTCGCGCTTTCCGGGGACCCGGAAGACATTGCTGTGACGGACAAGGCGATCAAGGAGTTGTTCCCGGAGAACACGCACCTGCACAAGTGGTTGGATGCTGCGGCCGAGCGGGTGGAGTTCGAAGGCCTGCCGGCACGTATTTGCTGGCTCGGGTACGGCGAGCGCCATAAGGCCGGGCTGTTGTTTAACCAGCTCGTCGCTGAGGGCAAGGTCAAGGCTCCGATCGTGATCGGCCGTGACCACCTGGATTCGGGTTCGGTGGCGTCCCCGTACCGGGAGACCGAGTCGATGAAGGACGGCTCTGATGCGGTTGCTGACTGGCCGCTGCTGAACGCGCTGACCGCTGCATCTTCGGGTGCTACCTGGGTGTCCATCCACCACGGTGGTGGTGTTGGTATTGGCCGGTCCATCCACACTGGCCAGGTTTCCGTCGCTGACGGCACTGAACTGGCAGCCCAGAAACTGGAACGGCTGTTGACCAATGACCCCGGCATGGGCGTCATCCGCCACGCCGACGCCGGCTACGACCGCGCCCTCGAAGTCGCCAACGAACGAGGCGTCCGCATCCCCATGAACGAGAAGTAA